The Quercus lobata isolate SW786 chromosome 4, ValleyOak3.0 Primary Assembly, whole genome shotgun sequence genome segment tgtttttttgtaaaatagacaaaaaattgtAGAAGAGCCGGTGTGAATTGTGTAAATATATACTAACATTGTTAACTTTgcatatagttttttattatttctttacgTATTCTAAGGCTTAAAGAAGAAAGCTGATATTGGTTATTGTGattgaaaaacaagaaataattgtaaaaaaaataaagaaaaaatgatattttaatgtaatgTAGAGTAAGATAGACAATTTGATGTATGGtattttgagaagaaagtatgtaaaataataaaagtagattcttatgttaaaatagatgaaattttttgcacaaactaatgtgaatgctctaaatacttgttcatatttattttttgcgtTAGTGAAgtagagaagaaaaggaaacacaagGGCTTGGTCGTCCCTTCTGTGAAGGTGTTGTCTGTTCCTTGGAGTAACAAGGTTACTCCAGGGCTTGTTGGGTTCTCTTTCAAGGGATTGGGGAAACACGAGGTTGGTCACAAACATGGATGACTTAGCACAATCTTGGAATAAACTAACACTTTCCGAGAGAGAAGGGCCTGGTTGTTGTTTGACCAATGAAGAGAGTGTAAAGGAATTCTCTATAGTAGCAAAGTTTCTTACACGAAGAGCTCTCAATATTGAGGCGATAGCTAGGACTTTTACACCACTTTGGGGAGCTCGAAATGGATTCAAAATTCAGGCTTTCGGTGATCACAAAATTCTCTTCACTTTTGAGAATAAGGAGGATGTTGACAGAATTCTAAGTAGCGAATCGTGGAGTTTCAACAAACATCTTGTAGTCATGCAACGCCATGAGAATGATTTGTCGTTACAAGATATTACTTTCAATAAGACTACTCTTTGGGTGCAGGTACATGGACTCCCAACCCGATTCATGAGCTTTGAAGCAGCTGGGAAAATCTGTGGGGTTGTGGGAGAGGTGTTGCAGCCATCCGGAAATAAGGTGTATGATGGAGGAAGCTTTATGAGGGTCCAAGTGTCCATTGATTTAAGTCTGCCTTTGTGCTGAGGTCGCCTTATTTCACTGAATGGAAATAAAGAGGTATGGGTATCTTTCAAATACAAAAGATTACCAAACATTTGTTACTGGTGTGGCCGTCTTACACATGATGATAGGGAATGTGAATTATGGATAGAAAGTGAAGGGACATTGAGAATGGATCAGAGAGAATTCAATTCAGACATTCGCGCACCTCCATTTGAAGCCTCAAGGAAAACGGTAATCAAAGTCCCTGGTTTTTATGCCACGAGAAGGAAGTCAAGCTCAAACCCGAGCATAACTGGGCAACCTCAGGCCGACGGTGATCAAGGAAAACCTAGGAGTCAGTGACTTCAACCGAGACGGAGTAGAGACATGAAGAAGAAGAGCGTTACGAAGGCTTCGTTACTGTGCCATCAATGCGCTGCGTAAAAGAGGGTGATATTTCCTTATCTGCAAAAGATTCTATCCCTATTAATCCGTCGGTTTCTACAAATAATGAGGGAGTAACTTCTCCTATCAATTCCGAAATTGAAGAGGGTTTAAGGAGTCATAACAAGTCTGAAACagaaaaatgagagaatttTAACGAAGCAGAATTGAAACACACTTACCTGGCACGTGAGGGAGTAATATCTCCAATCAATACCGAAATTGAAGAGGGTTTAAGGAGTCATAACGTGTCTGAAACGGAAAAAGGGGAGACTGAAGAGGAGTTAATCAGATTTGGGAAGTTCGGTTTGGCTGACTTGgacaaaaaaaacacaagggCATGTGAGAATTTTAAGGAAGCAGAACTGAAACACACTTACCTTGCACGTGAGAAGCAAAAACAACAATCTTCTAGGGTTTCAAACTCAACACAAAACAAATGTATCCTCCCTCAATGGACACGTATTAACAGGAGCAGCCATGGAAGAGTTGGGGTGCAATCTGAAAAAGTTAcagggaagaaaagaaacataGTAGAATCGGGGGATCATTTGAGGTTGCCTTCAAAGCGCGAGCGGGCTTCTCAAAATGATGATACAAGACTTTTTAGATTGGTGGAGGCTGAAATTTAGCCCCGCCAGCAACAATGAGTTGTTTAGCATGGAACTATCGTAGGCTTGGGAACCTGCATACAGAGAGAGAGCTTGTTAAAATAGTacgggcaaaagatccctctgtGGTATTCTTAGCCGAGACACTTACGGATGAAGCAAGGCTAGAGGTTATTCAGAGAAGTATTGATTTTGACCATCGATGGGTGGTTCCAAAGGTGGGCAAAAGTGGAGGTTTGGTACTCTTTTGGAAGTCTTCAATCAATCTCAAGGTTGAGGGAAGTAGCAAAAATTACATTGATGCcattattgataaaaatatggAGTCGGAATGGAGATTGACAGGTTTCTATGGTGAACCCAAGATAGCAAGAAGGTCAGAAGCTTGGGATACAGTATGGAATTTAAAATCACATTTTGATTCCCCGTGGTTGTGTTGTggggatttcaatgaaataatCAAACAGGATGAAAAGGTGGGAGGAGCAGTTCGGTCTCATAATCAGATGCAACTATTTAGGGATGTTATAGACGATTGTGGATTTATGGATTTAAGGTTTGTGGGTCCTAAATTCATGTGGAATAGGCACTACGAAAATGGAGTTTCAATTTGGGAAAGACTTGATAGAGGCTTGGTCACCAATACTTGGTTCTTGAAATTCCCAGGTTTGAAAGTTCATCACTTGAGGTGCGATTCATCGGATCATTGTCCATTGTTGATTGTGCTCTCAAGTTTCGAATCACCTCCGAAAGAAACTATTTCGTTTTGAGGAGATGTGGTTATCAAATCTGGGTTATGGGAAAATAGTAGAGGCAGTTTGGAGGAATACTGATGAAATTGGAGTTCGAAGAAATGTCCTAGAAAAAATACAGAAGTGTGGGAAAGATCTAAGCTGGTggaataaaaatgtgtttgggAATGTTCGAAAGGAGCTAGAATAGTTGAGGAAGTTACTCCTAAAAGCCGAGATTGCAGCTATGGCTAGCGGGACTAATGATCAGTTTAGAAAAATTAAGAAGGATATTGAGGAGTTGTTGGGGAGAGAAGAAATCATGTGGGCTCAAAAGTCCAGACTGCTTTGGGCAAGGCATGGGGATAAAAATACAAAGTATTTTCATGGCTGTGCTACAAAGAGACATCGAAAATATTTGATTGAAAGAGTTAGAGATGAGGATGGGGTTTGGAGAGACCTTCCTGAGGACATAAAAATGGTgatgataaattattataagGACCTGTTTTCTTCTACAAATTTGACAGGCTCCCAAGTGGTTCTAGATTGTGTTCCAAGTGTCATTATTGAGG includes the following:
- the LOC115985520 gene encoding uncharacterized protein LOC115985520, whose amino-acid sequence is MDDLAQSWNKLTLSEREGPGCCLTNEESVKEFSIVAKFLTRRALNIEAIARTFTPLWGARNGFKIQAFGDHKILFTFENKEDVDRILSSESWSFNKHLVVMQRHENDLSLQDITFNKTTLWVQVHGLPTRFMSFEAAGKICGVVGEVLQPSGNKVYDGGSFMRVQVSIDLSLPLC